TGCCTGGCTGAGCGGGACAACAGGTTCGAATACGAAAGATCCTTTCTAAATCCTCAACCGTTTTGCGAAGAGCGGCTGCATCCGTATAAGGCCCCAAATACAAAGCCCCATCCGGTTTACGAATTCGAGTAATGATAAAACGAGGGAAAGGCTCCTGAAGGGTCACTTTTAGAAGGGGATAATTCTTATCATCTCGATACGTCACATTGTACTTCGGTTTAAACTCCTTAATATACTGACATTCTAAGATGAGCGCCTCTTCTTCAGACCTTAAAGGAATAAAATCAATGTCATGAACCGCCTGAATCATCGCCTCTGCTTTGGGAGGATTTGGTTTCAAATCTCTAAAATGAGAACGTATACGCGAACGCAAGCGATTCGCCTTCCCTACATAAATAATTTCGCCCGACTCCCCTCGCATCAAATAAACGCCTGGCCCCTGAGGAATTTTTCGAATCCGATCTTGAATGAATTCGGGAATCGTATGCATAAAGACTTGACATCCTTTCACGAGCAAGCTATATTCTCGCCGTTTCTAAATCCATTATATCAGGCATGAAAAGGAATTAAACATGGCTCACAGTATTTCAGCAGAAAAGCGAAATCGTCAGAATCAAAAGAAACGCCTTGCAAACCGAAAGATCAAGGCGGATCTTAAAAGCATGACTAAAAAGTTTCTTTCTTCCATCGAAGCCAAGAAAAAAGAAGACTCTCTCAAAACTTTTAAAATTCTTTCCAGTCAAT
This is a stretch of genomic DNA from Chlamydiota bacterium. It encodes these proteins:
- the rpsT gene encoding 30S ribosomal protein S20 — encoded protein: MAHSISAEKRNRQNQKKRLANRKIKADLKSMTKKFLSSIEAKKKEDSLKTFKILSSQFDRAAKKGVFHKNNASRHKSRLSQHLAKAFAA